A window of the Cannabis sativa cultivar Pink pepper isolate KNU-18-1 chromosome X, ASM2916894v1, whole genome shotgun sequence genome harbors these coding sequences:
- the LOC115702316 gene encoding uncharacterized protein LOC115702316: MTAPHEPSVPELSLRESTQPEQKSVRRRLVQATLFPLKPKPQDRQVNGDLKCETDCDEILVGEDEEYCDSQNKRKRMPKRKSAPPVKASGKAKGKRSADNALQKNSTNVHSEDIVFVSPDKEAQMTTPKGKSTTQGTASRKTRGRGSANSTPKKNSTNTQTEDVAVAMPDLRLEARLTAQENSRIFAGKKLHPFFSSRKEDKKNREVIVERKTFAVVRQNKEETCAPIHVFERSLDTDIPLDWGSWKFSEEISMKNIFDLESTCRSIFEGSLECLSFQKFHLILHPDNASSFHDNVFSDDFVVQEDCIYETLSADDETEGSEINKVDSFGGPTGVVGKANTRKESGFLEGRMKSCYSGCDNQLRNSLWTYSYQPKTATEVCGNDDSVKFLSEWLQQWRERDFEICNDLIDCDTSDRQEDDYICSESDSDSGSQYEEDRLKNVLLVTGPVGSGKSAAIYACAEEQGYEVLEVNASECRNGALVRQKFGEALQSRRVIRSLTNAAGSSNKHVLKPSAALGSASQEYDVSIAEVIVLSDEERRNEAEISGICSHEEAGSCSYKSEVKPLILFEDVDITFLEDRGFIAAVQQIADTAKGPIILTSNSHKPLLPDNLDRLEICFTPPSPQMLLSHAYRVCAAERADIQTHVIEQVIDSCQGDIRKMIMHLQFWCQGKSSKKGNKIQRAYGSLLFNLEAGHQILPKLIPWDLRSELSELVEKEIAKSLSREENSKLMDIIEDKQEIPFRFANNNIETETIEAKKEAMLNLNCSVYDYDEFRVQLDTHEVSDNLDTPFSCMRKNVRKKHDVVSSDSEDELVDNGCPMYLNEETPNEPLFRRSPLFKEQPCSVAADIDEGLSHHLDSAGCIPLNDECKSIDVSCVPESSFVPETEINDCREQDVTVSCGFVGDTLDEVSMRNRLPVEDEHVYVTKPETKRNSDTLLSNHDVIAKLFQQEEVEDSQNEHVEAVAIGYQNSQILDECSRMDCSRTLKCIEKPKPLVVPDIVQHSWNQLRRRRADLSQYVGSEEHAIPVVQLIHKMTNLISDADVLLPDRQPLTRDSLEPSVITSEESDAYSFFNRCRFASATAQHGFCLLAKDIAAVGSRMGSVRSVDFTSMLGCPTGSLVFPKLAESGTTWTGRNSELNRENKSHLADVVESIVPSKSLMTLKGAACYEYLSSLRCISKSEASRLSKDTGIQRKRRRWVDRHYLSTGTLMLSPEEILALGEINMPKEISS; this comes from the exons ATGACAGCTCCGCATGAACCCTCAGTGCCGGAGCTCAGTCTCCGCGAGTCCACACAGCCGGAGCAGAAGTCAGTACGCCGGCGATTGGTTCAAGCGACGCTGTTCCCGCTTAAACCTAAGCCACAAGATCGTCAAGTTAACGGTGATCTCAAGTGCGAGACGGATTGCGATGAGATCCTCGTTGGCGAGGACGAGGAGTATTGTGATAGCCAGAACAAGAGAAAGAGAATGCCTAAAAGGAAATCAGCACCCCCAGTAAAAGCATCTGGCAAG GCGAAAGGAAAACGATCTGCGGATAATGCTCTGCAGAAGAATTCAACAAATGTACATAGCGAAGATATAGTTTTTGTTAGCCCTGATAAAGAAGCGCAAATGACAACCCCTAAAGGAAAATCAACTACTCAGGGAACAGCTTCTCGAAAG ACGAGGGGAAGAGGATCTGCAAATAGTACTCCAAAGAAAAATTCAACAAATACACAGACAGAAGATGTAGCTGTTGCTATGCCTGATTTGCGGTTAGAGGCAAGATTGACAGCCCAG GAAAATTCACGGATTTTTGCAGGAAAAAAACTGCATCCCTTTTTTTCATCTCGGAAGGAAGACAAGAAAAATCGGGAGGTAATTGTAGAGCGTAAAACGTTTGCAGTTGTTAGGCAAAATAAAGAGGAGACTTGTGCACCAATTCATGTATTTGAAAGAAGTTTG GATACTGACATTCCTCTTGACTGGGGATCCTGGAAATTTTCTGAGGAGATCTCTATGAAAAACATTTTTGACCTAGAAAGCACATGCAGATCTATTTTTGAAGGCTCCCTTGAGTGCTTAAGTTTTCAAAAGTTTCACCTCATTTTACACCCTGACAACGCATCAAGTTTTCATGATAACGTTTTTTCAGATGACTTTGTTGTTCAAGAAGATTGTATTTATGAAACATTGTCAGCAGATGATGAAACAGAG GGCAGTGAGATAAATAAAGTTGATTCCTTTGGTGGACCTACTGGTGTGGTAGGAAAGGCAAATACTAGGAAGGAAAGTGGATTTCTTGAGGGCAG AATGAAGTCATGCTATTCTGGTTGTGATAATCAACTAAGGAATAGCTTATGGACTTACAGTTACCAGCCAAAAACTGCCACGGAG GTATGTGGTAATGATGATTCTGTGAAGTTTTTGAGTGAGTGGCTACAACAATGGCGAGAAAGAGATTTTGAAATCTGCAATGATCTTATTGATTGCGATACAAGTGATAGACAAGAAGATGATTATATATGTTCTGAAAGTGACTCTGATTCAGGAAGCCAATATGAGGAGGACAGGCTGAAAAATGTCCTCTTAGTTACAGGACCAGTTGGG AGTGGAAAATCTGCTGCAATTTATGCTTGTGCGGAAGAGCAAGGATATGAGGTCTTGGAG GTCAATGCATCCGAATGTCGAAATGGAGCTCTTGTGAGGCAGAAATTTGGGGAGGCTCTTCAATCACGCCGAGTTATAAG GTCACTAACAAATGCTGCTGGTTCTTCAAATAAGCATGTTCTGAAACCCTCTGCAGCTCTGGGTTCGGCAAGTCAAGAATATGATGTTAGCATCGCTGAAGTGATAGTATTATCAGATGAAGAGCGTCGTAATGAAGCTGAAATATCTGGAATTTGTTCTCACGAGGAAGCTGGAAGTTGCTCTTATAAGAGCGAAGTTAAGCCTTTAATTCTTTTCGAGGATGTGGATATCACTTTTCTTGAAGATCGAGGCTTCATCGCTGCAGTGCAACAGATTGCTGATACTGCCAAAGGACCCATAATATTGACTAGCAATA GTCACAAACCTCTACTGCCAGATAATTTAGACAGATTAGAGATCTGTTTTACACCACCATCACCACAGATGCTGCTTTCCCATGCATATAGG GTTTGTGCTGCTGAGAGAGCCGACATCCAAACTCATGTCATAGAGCAAGTAATTGATTCTTGTCAGGGAGATATACGTAAAATGATTATGCATCTTCAGTTCTGGTGCCAGGGTAAAAGCTCTAAGAAAG GTAACAAAATTCAAAGGGCATATGGATCACTTCTATTTAACCTTGAGGCTGGCCATCAGATACTTCCTAAATTAATACCATGGGACTTAAGATCTGAATTATCAGAGTTAGTTGAGAAAGAGATCGCTAAGTCGTTATCCAGGgaagaaaattctaaattaatggATATAATCGAGGACAAGCAGGAAATACCATTCCGTTTTGCGAACAATAATATTGAAACAGAAACTATAGAGGCAAAGAAGGAAGCAATGTTGAACCTCAATTGCTCTGTTTACGACTATGATGAGTTTAGAGTTCAGCTTGATACTCATGAGGTTTCTGATAATTTAGACACCCCATTTTCATGCATGCGGAAGAATGTTCGGAAAAAGCATGACGTGGTGTCTTCTGATTCTGAAGATGAATTAGTGGATAATGGATGTCCCATGTATTTAAATGAAGAGACTCCAAATGAACCACTATTTAGAAGGAGCCCATTGTTTAAGGAGCAACCTTGTTCGGTTGCAGCAGATATAGATGAAGGGCTTTCTCACCATTTAGACTCTGCTGGCTGCATCCCCTTAAATGATGAATGCAAGTCAATTGATGTGTCATGCGTGCCAGAATCATCATTTGTTCCAGAAACTGAAATTAACGATTGCAGGGAGCAAGATGTTACGGTTTCCTGTGGTTTTGTTGGGGATACATTGGATGAAGTCTCAATGAGGAACAGGTTACCTGTTGAAGATGAACATGTTTATGTAACGAAACCAGAAACAAAGAGAAATTCAGATACCTTGTTAAGTAATCATGATGTAATTGCCAAACTTTTCCAACAAGAGGAGGTGGAAGATTCTCAAAATGAGCATGTAGAGGCTGTTGCAATAGGGTATCAGAACAGTCAGATTTTGGATGAGTGTAGTCGAATGGATTGTAGCAGAACTTTAAAATGTATAGAGAAGCCTAAACCCTTGGTGGTGCCTGATATAGTACAACATTCATGGAACCAACTTCGTAGGCGCCGTGCAGATCTATCCCAGTACGTGGGTTCCGAAGAGCATGCTATCCCAGTTGTCCAGCTCATTCATAAAATGACTAATCTAATCTCAGATGCAGATGTTTTGCTTCCTGACCGTCAACCACTAACAAGG GATTCTTTGGAACCATCGGTGATCACATCTGAGGAGTCAGATGCATACAGTTTTTTTAACAGATGCCGGTTTGCTTCTGCAACTGCACAGCATGGATTTTGCTTGTTAGCAAAAGACATTGCTGCTGTTGGATCAAGGATGGGTTCTGTCCGCTCTGTCGATTTCACCTCAATGTTGGGCTGTCCAACTGGTTCGCTGGTTTTTCCTAAGTTGGCTGAATCAGGAACTACATGGACTGGAAGAAATTCAGAGTTGAACCG CGAAAACAAATCACACCTTGCTGATGTAGTTGAATCCATTGTTCCTTCAAAATCTCTCATGACACTGAAAGGTGCAGCATGTTATGAGTATCTTTCTTCACTGCGTTGCATTTCAAAATCAGAAGCTTCTCGTTTATCAAAGGACACTGGGATCCAAAGGAAACGCAG GAGGTGGGTTGATCGGCACTACTTAAGTACTGGTACACTTATGTTGAGTCCTGAGGAAATATTGGCTCTTGGTGAAATAAACATGCCTAAAGAAATTTCTTCATGA